One segment of Solanum stenotomum isolate F172 chromosome 1, ASM1918654v1, whole genome shotgun sequence DNA contains the following:
- the LOC125865064 gene encoding basic form of pathogenesis-related protein 1-like — translation MGYSNIALIICFLIFAIFHSSQAQNSPQDYLNPHNAARRQVGVGPMTWDNRLAAFAQNYANQRIGDCRMQHSGGPYGENLAAAFPQLNAAGAVKMWVDEKQWYNYNSNTCQAGKVCGHYTQVVWRNSVRLGCARVRCNNGWYFITCNYDPPGNWRGQRPYGDLENQPAFDSKLELPTDV, via the coding sequence ATGGGATACTCCAATATTGCCTTAATCATTTGTTTCCTTATCTTTGCTATATTTCACTCATCACAAGCTCAAAACTCTCCCCAAGATTATCTTAACCCTCACAATGCAGCTCGTAGACAAGTTGGTGTCGGCCCTATGACATGGGACAATAGGCTAGCAGCCTTTGCCCAAAATTATGCCAATCAAAGAATTGGGGACTGCAGGATGCAACACTCTGGTGGCCCTTACGGTGAAAACCTAGCTGCCGCTTTCCCCCAGCTCAACGCGGCTGGTGCTGTGAAGATGTGGGTCGATGAGAAGCAATGGTACAATTATAATTCAAATACTTGTCAAGCGGGTAAAGTATGTGGACACTATACTCAGGTGGTGTGGCGTAACTCGGTACGTCTTGGTTGTGCTAGGGTCAGGTGCAACAACGGGTGGTATTTTATAACTTGTAATTATGATCCACCAGGTAACTGGAGAGGACAACGTCCATACGGTGATCTTGAAAATCAACCGGCTTTCGATTCCAAGTTGGAACTTCCAACTGATGTCTAA
- the LOC125865050 gene encoding basic form of pathogenesis-related protein 1-like isoform X1 — protein MGYSNIALIICFLIFAIFHSSQAQNSPQDYLNPHNAARRQVGVGPMTWDNRLAAFAQNYANQRIGDCRMQHSGGPYGENLAAAFPQLNAAGAVKMWVDEKQWYNYNSNTCQAGKVCGHYTQVVWRNSVRLGCARVRCNNGWYFITCNYDPPGNWNGQRPFGDLEEQPDFDSKLELPTDEHE, from the exons ATGGGATACTCCAATATTGCCTTAATCATTTGTTTCCTTATCTTTGCTATATTTCACTCATCACAAGCTCAAAACTCTCCTCAAGATTATCTTAACCCTCACAATGCAGCTCGTAGACAAGTTGGTGTCGGCCCTATGACATGGGACAATAGGCTAGCAGCCTTTGCCCAAAATTATGCCAATCAAAGAATTGGGGACTGCAGGATGCAACACTCTGGTGGCCCTTACGGTGAAAACCTAGCTGCCGCTTTCCCCCAGCTCAACGCGGCTGGTGCTGTGAAGATGTGGGTCGATGAGAAGCAATGGTACAATTATAATTCAAATACTTGTCAAGCGGGTAAAGTATGTGGACACTATACTCAGGTGGTGTGGCGTAACTCGGTACGTCTTGGTTGTGCTAGGGTCAGGTGCAACAACGGGTGGTATTTTATAACTTGTAATTATGATCCACCAG GTAACTGGAACGGTCAACGTCCTTTCGGTGATCTTGAAGAGCAACCAGACTTTGATTCCAAATTGGAACTTCCAACTGATGAAcatgaataa
- the LOC125865050 gene encoding basic form of pathogenesis-related protein 1-like isoform X2, with translation MGYSNIALIICFLIFAIFHSSQAQNSPQDYLNPHNAARRQVGVGPMTWDNRLAAFAQNYANQRIGDCRMQHSGGPYGENLAAAFPQLNAAGAVKMWVDEKQWYNYNSNTCQAGKVCGHYTQVVWRNSVRLGCARVRCNNGWYFITCNYDPPGNWRGQRPYGDLEEQPGN, from the exons ATGGGATACTCCAATATTGCCTTAATCATTTGTTTCCTTATCTTTGCTATATTTCACTCATCACAAGCTCAAAACTCTCCTCAAGATTATCTTAACCCTCACAATGCAGCTCGTAGACAAGTTGGTGTCGGCCCTATGACATGGGACAATAGGCTAGCAGCCTTTGCCCAAAATTATGCCAATCAAAGAATTGGGGACTGCAGGATGCAACACTCTGGTGGCCCTTACGGTGAAAACCTAGCTGCCGCTTTCCCCCAGCTCAACGCGGCTGGTGCTGTGAAGATGTGGGTCGATGAGAAGCAATGGTACAATTATAATTCAAATACTTGTCAAGCGGGTAAAGTATGTGGACACTATACTCAGGTGGTGTGGCGTAACTCGGTACGTCTTGGTTGTGCTAGGGTCAGGTGCAACAACGGGTGGTATTTTATAACTTGTAATTATGATCCACCAG GTAATTGGAGAGGCCAACGTCCATACGGTGATCTTGAAGAGCAACCAGGAAACTAA